The Impatiens glandulifera chromosome 8, dImpGla2.1, whole genome shotgun sequence genome includes a window with the following:
- the LOC124913111 gene encoding aspartic proteinase CDR1-like, producing MEIYVGTPPTKQMVSLDTGSSMSWIQCLPCEHCFKQNQLIFNSNRSSSYQVLRCDSSECLKLGSKRDCTRSNEKCKYRLSYDDKAGSSGELAKETYTVGDTSIPNMAHGCGHKNRGNFSEQSTGMIGLANGPISFFGQTRYLTGGKFSYCLVSQIGSNQNARSRISFGKNAVVSGPGVISTPLSKKKGSSFYFLTLKSISVRNIIIPFPVRKSIIPFIRQPGNIMIDSGTTINYFPSDVLRNLKTALIRVIGKTPFNIADELCYEINTDIPNITFHFASHANITLSKMNTFTVYGNALCLDMKQDDSISIFGNRSQMNFLVGYDIPRKKMEETTVTEFPSWISWKSALCLKKIVKKFEDMDLLERVYNTQFISLFTAPILQFSGTIVHHMLLRRVSSNSKEINFMVNGHELIFGMKEYALVTGMYFGSFPELNEEKFRGPSVSLSTSLEDNL from the exons ATGGAGATTTACGTTGGTACACCTCCTACAAAGCAGATGGTGTCCTTAGACACCGGCTCTAGCATGTCATGGATTCAGTGCCTCCCATGTGAGCATtgtttcaaacaaaatcaactcATATTTAATTCCAATCGGTCATCTTCATATCAAGTATTGAGATGTGATTCCAGTGAGTGTCTGAAACTAGGAAGTAAACGGGATTGTACTCGATCCAATGAAAAATGTAAATATCGTCTATCCTACGATGACAAGGCAGGAAGCTCTGGGGAACTAGCCAAGGAAACTTATACAGTAGGAGACACTTCCATCCCGAACATGGCTCACGGGTGCGGGCATAAAAATAGAGGGAATTTTAGTGAGCAAAGCACCGGTATGATCGGGCTTGCAAATGGGCCAATCTCATTCTTTGGTCAGACTCGATATTTAACTGGTGGAAAGTTTTCATATTGTCTAGTATCTCAGATTGGTTCTAACCAAAATGCAAGGAGCAGGATTAGCTTCGGCAAAAATGCGGTTGTCTCTGGGCCTGGAGTGATATCCACCCCGTTGTCAAAGAAGAAAGGCAGTTCATTCTATTTTCTCACATTGAAATCAATCAGCGTCCGGAATATTATCATTCCATTCCCCGTTCGAAAGAGTATAATTCCATTCATAAGACAACCTGGTAACATCATGATAGACTCGGGCACTACTATAAACTATTTTCCCTCGGACGTGTTACGAAATTTGAAAACTGCACTAATACGTGTAATTGGTAAAACACCATTTAATATTGCTGATGAACTTTGCTATGAAATTAACACCGATATTCCTAATATCACCTTCCATTTTGCTAGTCACGCTAATATAACTTTGTCAAAGATGAACACTTTTACAGTATACGGAAATGCGTTGTGTCTGGATATGAAACAAGATGATAGTATATCCATATTTGGAAACCGATCACAAATGAACTTCTTGGTGGGATATGATATTCCGAGAAAGAAG atggaagAAACCACAGTTACTGAGTTTCCTAGTTGGATTTCTTGGAAAAGTGCCCTCtgcctgaagaagattgttaaGAAGTTCGAGGATATGGATCTTTTGGAGAGGGTTTACAATACCCAGTTCATATCATTATTCACAGCCCCAATtttgcagttctcaggaacaATAGTACATCATATGTTGTTGAGGAGGGtaagctcaaactccaaggagataaATTTCATGGTGAATGGGCATGAACttatatttggtatgaaggagtatgcgttGGTTACAGGCATGTACTTCGGTAGTTTTCCTGAGTTGAACGAAGAGAAATtccgag GAcctagcgtttcgctaagtacttcgctTGAAGATAACCtttga
- the LOC124911098 gene encoding uncharacterized protein LOC124911098: MEDLGTPYDQELATDIVLRSLHDGFAPFRMQYHMNGLKHDLNELHNLLKNAEGNITDDKRKEVLNVNSGKGFKKMAKNKNNYQRKGKQVAKPKGDEKPRVASEHDCFYCKAKGHWKRNCPKYLEDKKNGTVSSTSGTKK; encoded by the exons ATGGAAGATTTGGGGACCCCTTATGACCAAGAGTTGGCCACGGATATCGTTCTTAGATCCTTACACGATGGTTTTGCACCTTTTAGAAtgcaataccatatgaatggACTAAAGCATGATCTAAATGAACTCCACAACCTGCTTAAAAATGCAGAAGGCAATATCACTGATGACAAGAGGAAGGAAGTTCTGAATGTCAATAGTGGGAAGGGTTTTAAGAAAATGGctaagaataaaaacaattacCAAAGAAAAGGTAAACAAGTTGCAAAACCCAAGGGTGATGAGAAGCCAAGAGTAGCTTCTGAACATGATTGTTTTTATTGTAAGGCCAAGGGTCACTGGAAGAGAAACTGTCCCAAATATCTTGAAGATAAGAAGAACGGAACTGTGAGTTCCACTTcag ggaCTAAGAAATAG